The Miscanthus floridulus cultivar M001 chromosome 17, ASM1932011v1, whole genome shotgun sequence genome has a window encoding:
- the LOC136517294 gene encoding uncharacterized protein — MAIEVDAAATAARAVSETAPMSPAAAEAAAGPARPRGWLRKLIPRDYHLPRSSRRWRLAAPSAVGASRLASSLSRSLRWKRLPGLSSLTLRSGSAAAVVDAVAFRVMYVVEAVVLGLALSCFFLCCGCHL, encoded by the coding sequence ATGGCCATCGAGGTGGACGCGGCGGCGACAGCGGCGAGGGCGGTTTCGGAGACGGCGCCCATGTCCCCGGCCgcggccgaggcggcggcgggCCCGGCGCGTCCGCGCGGGTGGCTGAGGAAGCTCATCCCGAGAGACTACCACCTGCCCCGGAGCAGCCGGCGCTGGAGGCTGGCCGCCCCGTCCGCGGTCGGCGCGTCCAGGCTCGCCTCGTCGCTCTCGCGCTCCCTCAGGTGGAAGCGCCTCCCGGGGCTGTCCTCCCTCACCCTGCGCAGCGGCTCCGCGGCGGCCGTCGTCGACGCCGTCGCGTTCCGCGTCATGTACGTCGTCGAGGCCGTCGTGCTGGGCCTCGCGCTCTCCTGCTTCTTCCTCTGCTGCGGCTGCCACCTCTGA